A part of Streptomyces sp. NBC_01235 genomic DNA contains:
- a CDS encoding protein kinase family protein, which yields MAERSTAAVDVADNSGDEPLTAQADQSTADGVVKNREQDTDSDEAQGSGGAERPGKKASPPELHSGHKLARRYRLEECVTRLDGFSSWRAVDEKLRRAVGVHVLPADHARARSVLAAARSSALLGDPRFVQVLDAVEENDLVYVVHEWLPDATELTPLLAAGPLEPHNAYQMVSQIASAMAAAHREGLSHLRLNPNAVLRTSSGQWRIRGLAVNAALRGITTDTPQRTDTEAIGALLYAALTQRWPYENDAYGLSGLPKDIGLIAPDQVRAGVHRGLSELAMRALVNDGATASRHEAACTTPEELVKAIGEMPRIRPPEPSFTAPPDYQRTTYQQGTYGRPSPHPGVTQPVPTPPPPLQSRTGKALKWAVSALLIAALGLGSWQLADALMGQSGSDDTNQTQTTDDGDKAPTKPASQPITIKAGQDFDPFGDGSEKPSDIDKAYDNSAATYWQTDYYQGAEFGNLKPGLGMILDLGKVQQVGKVTVTFVGNTSVELLAASDEASSEPSSFKAYSKVAAGSGTSVTLKPTKAVKTRYVLVWLTKLPLTEEGTYRGRVADIKVTS from the coding sequence GTGGCGGAACGGAGCACAGCTGCCGTCGACGTGGCAGACAACAGCGGTGACGAGCCGCTGACCGCACAAGCGGACCAGTCCACGGCCGACGGGGTGGTCAAGAACCGGGAGCAGGACACGGACAGCGACGAGGCACAGGGGAGTGGCGGGGCGGAGCGTCCCGGGAAGAAGGCCTCACCGCCGGAGCTGCACAGCGGTCACAAGCTCGCCAGACGCTACCGCCTCGAGGAGTGCGTCACCCGTCTGGACGGTTTCAGCAGTTGGCGTGCGGTCGACGAGAAACTCCGTCGTGCCGTGGGCGTCCACGTCCTGCCCGCGGACCACGCACGGGCCCGTTCGGTGCTGGCCGCGGCCCGTTCTTCCGCCCTGCTCGGCGATCCCCGCTTCGTCCAAGTGCTGGACGCAGTCGAGGAGAACGACCTCGTCTACGTCGTCCACGAGTGGCTGCCCGACGCCACCGAGCTGACCCCGTTGCTCGCGGCCGGCCCGCTGGAGCCGCACAACGCCTACCAGATGGTCAGTCAGATCGCGTCCGCCATGGCCGCCGCGCACCGCGAGGGCCTGTCACATCTGCGCCTGAACCCCAACGCCGTACTGCGCACCTCCTCGGGCCAGTGGCGCATCCGCGGCCTCGCCGTGAACGCCGCTCTGCGCGGCATCACCACCGACACCCCGCAGCGCACCGACACCGAGGCGATCGGCGCCCTGCTGTACGCGGCACTCACCCAGCGCTGGCCGTACGAGAACGACGCCTACGGCCTGTCCGGGCTGCCCAAGGACATCGGGCTGATCGCCCCCGACCAGGTACGCGCAGGCGTCCACCGGGGCCTGTCCGAGCTGGCCATGCGTGCCCTCGTCAACGACGGCGCGACCGCCTCCCGGCACGAGGCCGCCTGCACCACGCCGGAGGAGTTGGTGAAGGCGATCGGCGAGATGCCTCGCATCCGCCCGCCGGAGCCTTCGTTCACAGCACCCCCGGACTACCAACGCACGACGTACCAGCAGGGCACCTACGGCCGTCCGTCACCGCACCCGGGTGTCACCCAGCCCGTGCCGACTCCGCCGCCCCCGCTGCAGAGCCGCACCGGCAAGGCCCTGAAGTGGGCGGTCTCCGCCCTCCTCATCGCCGCCCTCGGCCTGGGCAGCTGGCAGCTCGCGGACGCCCTGATGGGCCAGAGCGGATCCGACGACACGAACCAGACGCAGACCACGGACGACGGCGACAAGGCCCCGACGAAGCCCGCCAGCCAGCCGATCACCATCAAGGCCGGTCAGGACTTCGACCCCTTCGGGGACGGATCCGAGAAGCCCTCCGACATAGACAAGGCATACGACAACAGCGCGGCGACGTACTGGCAGACGGACTACTACCAGGGCGCCGAGTTCGGAAACCTGAAGCCGGGCCTCGGGATGATCCTGGATCTCGGCAAAGTGCAGCAGGTCGGGAAGGTGACCGTTACCTTCGTGGGGAACACCTCGGTCGAACTCCTTGCCGCCTCCGACGAAGCGAGCTCGGAGCCCAGCTCCTTCAAGGCCTACTCGAAGGTCGCCGCGGGCTCCGGCACGAGCGTGACGCTCAAGCCGACCAAGGCCGTGAAGACCCGCTACGTCCTGGTCTGGCTGACCAAGCTGCCGCTGACCGAGGAAGGTACCTATCGTGGCCGTGTGGCGGACATCAAGGTGACCAGCTGA